In Sphaeramia orbicularis chromosome 14, fSphaOr1.1, whole genome shotgun sequence, the following are encoded in one genomic region:
- the tbl2 gene encoding transducin beta-like protein 2 encodes MEVAALGALTLLLGALVILVALALGKRKDEIREENEPATESVAESSVGKSSASKKQKQEKQRSRKDKPSQHSFSHPLLASSLKGHSGNVTCLDFSSNGKYLASCADDRTVRIWSTKDFLEREHKCLRANVELDHALLVRFSPDSRAFITWLANGDTIRIFKMFKKDDSTLSFKVAAEDFSQKHKASILNIGIAETGKFIMSASTDTTIHIWDLKGELLATINTNQMTNSYAMISPCGRFVAACGFTPDVKVWEVCFGKAGEFKEVTRAFDLKGHSAGVHAFAFSNNSHRMVTVSKDGTWKLWNTDVEYKKQQDPYLLKTVPCASSEGSRVALSPDGRVVAISDGSNLALYNAASGELEEELRSVHSEDITDLRFDINGRFLVSSGDKAIRVFHNTPGYRAAIRDMQDMLKKAQNEAMKQRLQQQITEAQSALDTVLSAPIH; translated from the exons ATGGAAGTTGCTGCTCTGGGAGCCTTAACTTTATTACTCGGTGCACTGGTTATACTGGTTGCTTTAGCGTTGGGGAAAAGGAAAGACGAAATCAGAGAAGAAAATGAACCGGCCACGGAGTCTGTTG CTGAGAGCAGTGTTGGGAAGAGTTCTGCCTCCAAGAAGCAGAAGCAGGAGAAGCAGCGCAGCCGAAAGGACAAACCTTCACAGCACAGTTTCAGCCACCCATTGCTTGCATCGTCACTGAAG GGTCACAGTGGGAACGTGACATGTCTGGATTTCAGTAGCAATGGCAAATACTTGGCGTCCTGTGCTGATGACCGCACTGTGCGCATCTGGAGCACCAAAGACTTCTTGGAGCGGGAACACAAGTGCCTAAGGGCCAATGTGGAGCTTGATCATGCTCTGCTGGTCCGCTTCAGTCCTGATTCCAG GGCTTTTATCACCTGGTTGGCAAATGGAGACACCATTCGAatctttaaaatgtttaaaaaggatGACAGCACTTTAAGCTTCAAAGTAGCCGCTGAAGACTTCTCACAGAAACACAAGGCCAGCATCCTCAACATAGGCATTGCAGAAACAG GGAAGTTCATCATGAGTGCCTCCACTGACACTACCATCCACATCTGGGACCTGAAAGGAGAGCTACTGGCCACTATCAACACTAACCAGATGACAAATTCCTATGCTATGATCTCTCCCTGTGGCAG gtttGTGGCCGCCTGTGGCTTCACTCCTGATGTCAAGGTGTGGGAGGTCTGCTTTGGGAAGGCTGGAGAATTCAAAGAAGTGACGAGAGCTTTTGACCTGAAGGGTCACTCCGCAGGAGTTCATGCATTTGCTTTTTCTAACAATTCTCACAG AATGGTGACTGTGTCTAAAGATGGGACATGGAAGCTGTGGAATACAGACGTGGAGTACAAGAAGCAGCAGGACCCATACCTTCTAAAGACTGTTCCCTGTGCATCATCTGAAGGCAGCCGAGTGGCACTATCTCCAGATGGCCGGGTTGTTGCCATCAGTGATGGCTCAAACCTGGCTTTGTACAATGCTGCCAGTggggagctggaggaggagctgcgCAGCGTCCACAGTGAGGACATCACTGACCTCAGATTTGACATTAATGGCCGCTTCCTGGTGAGCAGTGGCGACAAGGCCATCAGAGTGTTTCACAACACTCCAGGTTACCGTGCAGCCATCAGAGATATGCAGGACATGCTGAAGAAGGCCCAGAACGAGGCCATGAAGCAGAGACTGCAGCAGCAAATCACTGAGGCTCAGAGTGCACTGGACACTGTGCTGTCAGCCCCCATCCACTGA